One window of the Granulicella arctica genome contains the following:
- the rnpA gene encoding ribonuclease P protein component, with protein MIAQTFRLRKHADYQIVYKASRKQFAKQMTYFFTVRTAAPGEDLTPRVGLTVGKVMGKAVDRNRIKRRMREGIRRHLPLLRIPVDVILHPRRTVLTLDFATLEREIAQVFRAIQKTAERQQSAQPTPVKPH; from the coding sequence ATGATTGCCCAGACCTTTCGCCTACGCAAACACGCTGATTATCAGATCGTCTACAAGGCCAGCCGCAAGCAGTTTGCGAAGCAGATGACCTACTTCTTCACCGTGCGAACAGCTGCGCCGGGAGAGGACCTCACCCCGCGCGTTGGCCTGACTGTTGGCAAGGTGATGGGTAAGGCGGTCGACAGGAACCGCATCAAGCGGCGCATGCGCGAGGGAATTCGAAGGCACCTGCCGTTGCTGCGCATCCCTGTCGACGTGATTCTTCATCCCCGCCGCACCGTGCTGACCTTGGACTTTGCGACGCTGGAGCGGGAGATCGCCCAGGTGTTTCGGGCTATTCAGAAAACTGCAGAACGGCAGCAGTCTGCACAACCGACCCCTGTGAAGCCCCACTAA
- a CDS encoding MoaD/ThiS family protein — protein MTSCVRVELPAHLRLLAGVGQEIVVSLTGPVTQRTVLDALEADHPMLKGTIRDRTSKLRRPFIRFFACEEDLSHLSPDDTLPVAVIDGQEPLLVVGAIAGG, from the coding sequence ATGACCTCATGCGTTCGGGTGGAACTGCCTGCCCATCTGCGCCTGCTCGCGGGGGTTGGTCAGGAGATCGTGGTTTCGCTTACAGGCCCTGTCACCCAGAGGACCGTCCTCGATGCGCTGGAGGCCGATCATCCCATGCTGAAGGGCACCATCCGAGACCGCACCAGTAAACTCCGGCGACCCTTTATCCGGTTCTTTGCCTGCGAAGAAGATCTGTCCCACCTGTCGCCGGACGACACCTTGCCGGTCGCGGTGATCGACGGCCAGGAGCCACTCTTGGTCGTCGGAGCTATCGCCGGAGGGTAG
- a CDS encoding TonB-dependent receptor, with protein sequence MLSKVSQWAMFAVACTAVSVGAYGQSAVDGAIAGTVEDAGGAVVPGATVVIHSNKTNAEQTLTSDSSGYFRAIHLQPSTYTVTITAAGFQSYKSSDVTVDVGLLTDLSPKLPVGASSDTVTVTSETPAINTTSPDFAGLVDQRVLQDIPVNNYRWSAYAALTPGVVYDSSGFGLLSFRGQSTLLNNVTIDGADDNQAYFSEERGRTRAGYSTAKASIQEFQVNTSNYSVEYGRSAGGVVNSITKSGGNQFHGELYFDDRDAEWGAANAFTKNNVQNAAGAFVSQNIKPKDVRKQYGGAIGGPIIKDKLFGFFAGDRFQRNFPAVAVASNPSSFFANPDSALPAGKVCGGTGAAAPTTLDASVCTLQTNLGLTSYAAAVTSYNNGLGGLNSMLGTVPRTGLQDIFFPKLDWQINSRNHASFEVNRLRWVSPAGIQTASTVADGTSSFGNDYVRDTFGIAKLDTVITNNISNEVRYQYGRDFEFEFGQAPTAYEKQNLVGPTANGYVNPLGLPPSVSITNGFTFGTPNFLERAALPDERRFQIADTANWVRGNHNLKFGIDYVHTNDLINNLFSGFGVYSYSNLTNYFTDFYDGQSANPATVAKAKNYSSYVQGFGLPGLEFQTGDYAGFVEDNWKVNKRLSLTLGVRYEYEQLPSPVANLTITNDPRLTATTQMPNNKTNIGPRVGFAYDVSGNGKTVLRGGYGEFFARILNGTIYNALINTGSLNGQFTVSDTTTTPGAPTFPQIVATAGKAGPPNAVFFDSNFKAPEIHQADLTIEQDLGWNTVMSVTWLGSMGRRLPNFTDLNLNAPTTVNYTVIDTSGKGPLPNGSTLTSKFYAKSGTAAACPSQRPDCAYGSQTDIFSGTTSNYSGLVGQINHRFSNHLQFSANYTWSHALDYGQNNQTATTANNLLDPQNIKAEYGNSNQNVPNRLVVNGVFTAPWTYHRWLAYLLNDYELAPSYALQSGLPYSIGSSGTLSTAFTGTGSPTLSAIGGGVNGSNGVFRIPGFERNGFVQPKTNVLDLRISKRFTVHEGVKLELLAESFNILNKQNVTAVNTTGYFLGNTTNATTKAVTGNTLSFNTSSTNSALPLFGTVTNSNSSGFSFSPRQVQLAARVQF encoded by the coding sequence ATGCTTAGCAAAGTAAGTCAATGGGCCATGTTTGCGGTCGCTTGTACAGCGGTCAGCGTAGGAGCTTATGGGCAGTCGGCAGTGGATGGGGCCATTGCTGGAACAGTGGAAGATGCCGGCGGAGCGGTTGTTCCCGGTGCCACCGTGGTCATTCATTCCAACAAAACAAACGCCGAGCAGACATTAACGTCCGATAGCTCGGGCTACTTCCGTGCGATCCATCTGCAGCCCTCCACCTATACGGTGACGATTACGGCTGCTGGATTCCAGAGCTACAAATCAAGCGACGTGACGGTCGATGTAGGCCTGCTCACAGATCTTTCCCCGAAGCTTCCCGTCGGTGCCTCCAGCGACACGGTCACGGTGACGAGCGAGACTCCGGCGATCAACACGACCTCTCCCGACTTCGCGGGTCTGGTGGATCAGCGCGTATTGCAGGACATTCCCGTCAACAACTATCGCTGGTCGGCCTACGCTGCGCTGACGCCTGGTGTTGTCTATGACTCCAGCGGATTTGGCCTGCTGAGCTTCCGCGGCCAGAGCACGCTGCTGAACAATGTGACGATCGACGGCGCGGACGATAATCAGGCCTACTTTTCCGAAGAGCGCGGACGGACACGTGCTGGTTATTCGACGGCGAAGGCATCGATCCAGGAGTTCCAGGTCAACACGTCGAACTACTCGGTTGAATATGGCCGCTCGGCTGGCGGCGTCGTGAACTCCATCACCAAGAGCGGCGGCAACCAGTTTCATGGCGAGTTGTACTTCGACGATCGCGATGCAGAGTGGGGCGCGGCGAATGCCTTCACGAAGAACAACGTGCAGAACGCCGCTGGTGCCTTCGTTTCGCAGAACATCAAGCCGAAGGATGTGCGCAAGCAGTACGGCGGAGCCATCGGCGGTCCGATCATCAAGGACAAGCTGTTCGGCTTCTTCGCAGGCGACCGCTTCCAGCGGAACTTTCCCGCAGTAGCTGTTGCCAGCAATCCGAGCAGCTTCTTTGCAAACCCGGATAGCGCTCTTCCGGCTGGCAAGGTCTGCGGCGGAACAGGCGCTGCTGCTCCCACAACGCTTGATGCGAGTGTTTGCACGTTGCAGACAAATCTGGGTCTCACCAGCTACGCCGCAGCGGTAACAAGCTACAACAATGGCCTCGGCGGCTTGAACTCCATGTTAGGAACTGTGCCACGTACCGGTTTGCAGGACATCTTCTTCCCGAAGCTAGACTGGCAGATCAACTCGCGCAATCACGCTTCATTTGAAGTGAACCGCCTGCGATGGGTTTCGCCTGCCGGTATCCAGACCGCCTCGACTGTGGCTGACGGTACCTCCAGCTTCGGTAACGACTACGTTCGCGACACCTTCGGCATTGCCAAGCTGGATACGGTGATCACGAATAACATCAGCAACGAGGTTCGCTACCAGTATGGCCGCGACTTTGAGTTTGAGTTCGGCCAGGCTCCTACGGCCTATGAGAAGCAGAACCTTGTGGGACCGACGGCGAACGGCTATGTCAACCCGCTGGGTCTGCCCCCGAGCGTCAGCATCACGAATGGCTTTACCTTCGGTACGCCGAACTTCCTCGAGCGGGCAGCGCTGCCGGATGAGCGCCGCTTTCAGATTGCCGATACGGCGAACTGGGTTCGTGGAAACCACAACCTGAAGTTCGGTATCGACTACGTCCACACCAACGACCTGATCAACAATCTGTTCTCAGGCTTCGGTGTCTATAGCTACAGCAACCTGACGAACTACTTTACGGACTTCTACGACGGCCAGAGCGCCAATCCGGCTACGGTCGCCAAGGCGAAGAACTACAGCAGCTATGTTCAGGGCTTTGGTCTACCGGGTCTCGAATTCCAGACCGGCGACTATGCAGGCTTCGTCGAAGACAATTGGAAGGTCAACAAGCGGCTAAGCCTGACGCTCGGTGTTCGCTACGAGTATGAGCAGCTTCCTTCGCCTGTCGCGAACCTGACGATTACCAACGATCCACGTCTGACCGCAACAACACAGATGCCGAACAACAAGACGAACATCGGTCCTCGTGTCGGCTTCGCGTATGACGTTTCAGGTAATGGCAAAACGGTCCTGCGAGGCGGCTACGGTGAGTTCTTTGCGCGCATCCTCAATGGCACAATCTACAACGCTCTGATCAACACCGGTTCGCTCAACGGTCAGTTCACGGTCAGCGACACGACCACCACACCGGGTGCGCCGACCTTTCCGCAGATCGTTGCAACTGCCGGTAAGGCTGGACCTCCAAATGCAGTCTTCTTCGATAGCAACTTCAAGGCACCCGAGATTCATCAGGCTGACTTGACGATTGAACAGGACCTCGGCTGGAACACCGTGATGAGCGTCACCTGGCTCGGATCGATGGGCCGCAGGCTGCCGAACTTCACCGATCTCAATCTGAACGCGCCGACGACGGTCAACTACACCGTCATCGACACCTCAGGTAAGGGGCCACTGCCGAATGGTTCGACCCTCACGTCGAAGTTCTACGCAAAGAGCGGAACGGCTGCTGCCTGCCCGAGCCAGCGTCCGGACTGCGCCTATGGTTCGCAGACGGATATCTTCAGCGGTACGACGTCGAACTACTCCGGCCTCGTGGGGCAGATCAATCATCGCTTCTCGAACCACCTGCAGTTCAGCGCAAACTACACCTGGTCGCATGCACTTGACTACGGTCAGAACAACCAGACCGCCACCACCGCGAACAACCTGCTCGATCCGCAGAACATCAAGGCTGAGTATGGTAACTCCAACCAGAACGTGCCGAACCGCCTTGTAGTCAACGGAGTGTTTACGGCTCCCTGGACCTATCATCGCTGGCTGGCTTACCTGCTGAACGACTATGAGCTTGCACCGAGCTATGCGCTGCAGAGTGGTCTCCCCTACTCCATCGGAAGCAGTGGAACTCTCTCGACCGCCTTCACTGGTACGGGTTCGCCCACGTTGAGTGCAATCGGTGGCGGTGTCAATGGTTCGAACGGTGTCTTCCGGATACCGGGGTTTGAGCGCAATGGCTTTGTGCAGCCGAAGACGAACGTCCTCGACCTGCGCATCTCCAAGCGCTTCACCGTCCACGAGGGAGTCAAGCTGGAGCTGCTGGCGGAGAGCTTCAATATCCTGAACAAGCAGAACGTGACCGCCGTCAACACGACCGGCTACTTCCTCGGCAACACCACCAACGCCACAACGAAGGCAGTAACCGGCAACACGTTGAGCTTCAACACCAGCAGCACGAACAGCGCATTGCCGCTCTTCGGCACGGTCACCAACTCCAACTCGAGCGGATTCTCGTTCTCACCTCGCCAGGTCCAACTGGCAGCTCGTGTGCAGTTCTAA
- the rpmH gene encoding 50S ribosomal protein L34: MPKRTFQPNRRHRAKTHGFLTRMKTKAGAAVLNRRRAKGRHKIAVSAGFRD, translated from the coding sequence ATGCCCAAGCGTACCTTTCAACCCAACCGCCGCCATCGCGCGAAGACCCACGGGTTTCTTACCCGCATGAAGACCAAGGCTGGAGCAGCTGTTCTCAATCGCCGCCGCGCCAAGGGCCGTCACAAGATCGCCGTCAGCGCAGGGTTCCGCGACTAG
- a CDS encoding carbohydrate kinase family protein — protein MTKSSKVDLVGVGLNATDTLIPLAQYPEAGSKTEYRTATVLPGGQVATTVIACQRWGMQTRYVGKLGDDLGAILHHKEFAHAGVETQIRTVAGGSSAQSLVLVDGQGERTILCTRDERLALEPADLDREWIVNARALHVDGYDTAAATLAAQWARDAGVPVIADLDEIYPGVEALLENIDYLIVSRDFPCRLMNEANLEHALEQMHRRYGGLLTAATLGQDGVVAWDGKQHHYTAAYRVPVVDTTGAGDIFHAGFIYGLLQGWPLHRQLDFACAAAAMNCMGVGARGGIQTVETIEGLMLTGLRYPVPVAAVAADA, from the coding sequence ATGACGAAATCGTCGAAGGTTGACCTTGTCGGTGTGGGATTGAACGCGACGGACACACTGATTCCGCTTGCGCAGTACCCGGAGGCCGGGTCGAAGACGGAGTACCGCACGGCCACCGTGCTTCCAGGGGGGCAGGTTGCCACTACGGTCATTGCCTGTCAGCGCTGGGGCATGCAGACTCGCTATGTAGGCAAGTTGGGCGATGACCTGGGAGCGATCCTCCACCACAAGGAGTTCGCGCATGCTGGTGTTGAAACCCAGATCAGGACGGTCGCCGGTGGGTCGAGTGCCCAGTCGCTCGTGCTGGTCGATGGCCAGGGAGAACGAACCATTCTGTGCACGCGGGATGAGCGGCTCGCGCTTGAGCCAGCCGACCTCGATCGCGAGTGGATTGTGAATGCCCGCGCCCTCCACGTGGACGGGTACGATACGGCCGCGGCGACCCTGGCAGCCCAGTGGGCACGCGATGCAGGAGTGCCCGTGATCGCCGATCTGGATGAGATTTACCCCGGTGTAGAAGCGCTGCTTGAGAACATCGACTACTTGATCGTCAGCCGCGACTTTCCCTGCAGATTGATGAACGAGGCGAACCTGGAGCACGCACTGGAGCAGATGCATCGGCGCTACGGAGGCCTGCTGACCGCGGCAACGCTTGGGCAGGATGGCGTCGTAGCCTGGGATGGCAAGCAGCATCACTACACGGCCGCCTACCGGGTTCCTGTGGTCGATACGACGGGAGCAGGGGACATCTTCCACGCAGGCTTTATCTACGGTCTGCTGCAGGGCTGGCCGCTGCATCGCCAACTGGACTTTGCCTGTGCCGCAGCAGCAATGAACTGCATGGGTGTAGGCGCCAGGGGTGGTATCCAGACCGTCGAGACGATTGAGGGGTTGATGCTGACCGGCCTCCGCTACCCGGTCCCGGTGGCCGCGGTCGCTGCAGACGCATAG
- a CDS encoding TetR/AcrR family transcriptional regulator, with product MAVIRKIKPPVRGTFHHGDLRRALINSGIELARAGGPQAVVLREVTRRAGVAPNAAYRHFSSQGDLLQAVRAAALSSLAIAIELEIAAVPRRKAPAEKARATLRAVGTGYLRFATTETGLFRTAFSAANPVEGDVDPAKGGRSGLNPFQLLASALDMMVEAGVLPEDRRPGAEYLAWSAVHGLAFLIIEGPLNSAPEQFLHQTSKRLLEMVEQGLGTS from the coding sequence ATGGCTGTTATCCGCAAAATTAAGCCGCCGGTCCGTGGGACCTTTCATCATGGCGATCTGCGCCGGGCTCTGATCAACTCTGGAATCGAGCTTGCGCGGGCTGGCGGACCGCAGGCCGTTGTGCTGCGGGAGGTGACGCGGCGGGCTGGTGTCGCACCGAACGCGGCGTACCGGCACTTCTCCAGCCAGGGCGATCTGCTTCAAGCCGTGCGGGCTGCCGCACTCTCATCGCTGGCCATTGCGATTGAGCTAGAGATCGCTGCCGTGCCGCGCAGAAAGGCTCCAGCGGAGAAGGCACGCGCAACGCTTCGTGCCGTGGGAACAGGCTATCTACGGTTTGCGACGACGGAGACGGGACTCTTCCGAACGGCCTTCTCTGCGGCGAACCCGGTAGAGGGAGATGTCGATCCAGCGAAGGGCGGCAGGAGTGGTCTCAATCCTTTTCAGCTTCTCGCCTCGGCTCTGGACATGATGGTGGAGGCTGGTGTTCTCCCCGAAGATCGACGCCCGGGGGCCGAATATCTTGCGTGGTCTGCGGTGCATGGTCTTGCCTTTCTGATCATCGAAGGCCCACTGAACAGCGCGCCGGAGCAGTTCCTTCACCAGACCTCGAAACGCCTTCTGGAGATGGTGGAACAGGGGCTAGGAACCTCTTGA
- a CDS encoding WD40/YVTN/BNR-like repeat-containing protein, translating to MGKVRLLVGTRKGAFILTSDGTRKDWTVSGPHFAGWEIYHLKGSPVDPDRLYASQSSGWFGQVVQRSNDGGLTWEAVSNNFVYEGVAGTHQWYDGTPHPWEFKRVWHLEPSLTCPDTLYAGAEDAALFRSVDAGASWTELAGLRTHGTGPAWQPGAGGMCLHTILLDPLNPQRIFIAISAAGAFRTDDGGQSWKPINRGLHSLYIPDPAAEVGHCVHHMALHPSRPETLYMQKHWDVMRSDDAGDSWREISGNLPTDFGFVVDVHAHEPETLYVVPIKSDSEHFPLDGQLRVYRSVSGGDEWEPLTKGLPQSNCYVNVLRDAMAVDTLDDCGIYFGTTGGQLYASADSGDNWQAIVRDLPAVLSVEVQTLP from the coding sequence ATGGGCAAGGTACGACTGCTCGTCGGTACTCGTAAAGGTGCGTTCATCCTCACGAGTGATGGAACGCGGAAGGATTGGACCGTCTCCGGTCCTCACTTCGCAGGCTGGGAGATCTATCACCTGAAGGGCTCGCCGGTCGATCCCGATCGTCTCTATGCCTCGCAAAGCTCCGGTTGGTTTGGTCAGGTCGTTCAGCGTTCGAACGATGGCGGTCTCACCTGGGAGGCTGTGAGCAACAACTTCGTCTATGAGGGTGTAGCCGGTACACATCAGTGGTACGACGGCACGCCCCACCCATGGGAGTTCAAACGGGTCTGGCACCTCGAACCCTCACTTACCTGTCCCGATACCCTCTATGCAGGGGCGGAGGACGCAGCCCTGTTCCGTTCAGTCGACGCCGGTGCCTCGTGGACCGAGCTTGCCGGACTTCGCACCCACGGAACTGGCCCCGCATGGCAGCCCGGAGCTGGTGGTATGTGCCTGCACACCATCCTGCTCGACCCTTTGAATCCGCAGCGAATCTTTATTGCTATCTCGGCTGCCGGAGCCTTCCGAACCGATGATGGCGGCCAGTCCTGGAAGCCAATCAACCGGGGACTGCATTCGCTCTACATTCCAGACCCTGCGGCTGAGGTTGGCCACTGTGTTCATCACATGGCGCTTCATCCCTCCCGTCCCGAGACGCTGTACATGCAGAAGCACTGGGATGTCATGCGGTCCGATGATGCGGGTGATTCCTGGCGAGAGATCAGCGGCAACCTGCCCACTGATTTTGGGTTCGTGGTCGATGTCCACGCTCACGAGCCGGAGACGCTGTACGTCGTTCCCATCAAGAGCGACTCGGAGCATTTTCCCCTGGATGGTCAGCTTCGGGTCTACCGCAGTGTGAGCGGGGGCGACGAGTGGGAACCCCTGACGAAGGGACTTCCTCAAAGCAACTGCTATGTCAATGTTCTCCGCGATGCCATGGCAGTCGACACGCTGGACGATTGCGGGATCTACTTCGGCACCACGGGCGGCCAACTCTACGCGTCCGCTGACTCAGGTGACAACTGGCAGGCTATCGTGCGCGACCTTCCCGCAGTGCTCTCCGTCGAGGTACAGACTCTTCCATGA
- a CDS encoding TonB-dependent receptor, which translates to MAQSEVDGAVSGRVVSAEGAAIAGAEIVLDGEQGVQRLATSGRKGEFLMIRLPPGAYRLRARAPGYRGAVEIAVTIELGRTTEVQVGRAVIAPIRKRHKGDGGRIRLVAPSIAGLSGLVGTRAGVSTIQSATPASTGIVLTGRDLERSPIAGNDWNSLALESPVAHADPEADGATLLTLRGLDTTQNSSQIDGLSHDQSFGAVPVGTGASVGLEQEDSSQQTLAGGSSGEGIGHGRHAGAAYTFSQAAVREFRLSEQSYSALYGRAVGGVTTAVSKSGTNALHGTAFLTLRESAWGAANPFSVQTTYADGSIASSVVKPQDQRQQFGGSVGGAVIQNRLFYFAAYDQQRRGFPAISSPAFASFYALTAVQTGLLGTRGVKPAQTNAALDYLSSLTGSVARRQDQTVAFGKTDLRVNGSNHVSAQYNRVRWTSPAGATTAAVVARGRASLGNNDGQVDEVVGRWTAFLGARFSNELRVLYGRDFQYETAQTPLPQEPGIGPGGFAPEINVGPQGLLFGTPASLGRKAYPDERRLEFADTFAWTKGRHLLRIGGEFSAVHDLVDALNNQEGTFSYDSGLTNGHAGGLVDWITDYTFNVHAYPNGACPSINAKIHDFCFRSFSQSFGEQTTSFDTQEWSGFVQDDWRVRPGLTVNLGVRYEYELLPFPQTPNVALDAVFGKIGSTSVFPEDRNNFGPRAGLSWQAGWMHGGVVHAGYGLYFGRLPGLTIRSALVDSALASSTTHVRILPTTETDCPQVANQGFGYACAYVTAPPATIAATTSATVFDRHFRLPAVQQASVSFEHGVGAGITTTASFVMNMDRQLPNSVDLNIAPSTAMGTFQLSGGTGALGVQTGERFVVPVYTSRVTNSLGPVTDIVSNANGTYDGLILEARRRSRGGLDLRVNWTWSKAIDYGQASGGIPRTNGQFDPFALGYDKGLSSLNYPHRFVATAIWTPTVHSETHWLRAAANGWDAAPMLLESSGRAYSYEIFGGSRLTGGYESINGSGGATYLPTLGRNTLRLPQSIRVNLRVSRAITLTEHVQMRGVAEIFNVSNRVNYSGVTQRAFLTGTEAAGVTPLIFQDAATVASEGLNVRPFGAFTSAGTSDARERQVQLGLRLEF; encoded by the coding sequence GTGGCACAGTCCGAGGTGGATGGGGCAGTTTCCGGCCGGGTCGTCTCGGCTGAAGGCGCTGCGATCGCCGGTGCGGAGATCGTGCTGGACGGCGAACAAGGTGTGCAGCGGCTGGCTACGTCAGGACGCAAGGGTGAGTTCCTGATGATCCGCCTGCCGCCGGGCGCCTACCGGCTCCGCGCACGAGCGCCAGGCTATCGCGGAGCCGTGGAGATCGCCGTCACGATTGAACTGGGACGAACGACAGAGGTACAGGTCGGCAGGGCCGTGATCGCGCCGATCCGAAAGAGGCACAAGGGCGACGGCGGACGCATACGCCTGGTCGCTCCTTCAATCGCCGGCCTCAGCGGATTGGTGGGCACAAGGGCAGGCGTGTCGACGATCCAGTCAGCGACTCCTGCATCGACAGGTATTGTGCTCACAGGCCGCGATCTCGAACGATCGCCCATTGCTGGCAACGATTGGAACTCCCTCGCCCTCGAGTCGCCTGTGGCCCACGCGGATCCAGAAGCCGATGGGGCAACTCTGCTGACGCTGCGGGGACTCGATACAACACAGAACAGCAGTCAGATCGACGGGCTGAGCCATGACCAGAGCTTCGGCGCGGTGCCGGTGGGAACGGGTGCTTCGGTCGGGCTGGAGCAGGAAGATAGTAGTCAACAGACGCTTGCAGGTGGCTCGAGCGGCGAAGGCATCGGGCATGGGCGACACGCAGGAGCGGCGTATACATTCTCGCAAGCGGCGGTGCGGGAGTTTCGTCTGAGCGAGCAGAGCTACAGCGCGCTCTATGGCCGGGCAGTCGGCGGGGTTACGACCGCAGTGTCGAAGAGCGGCACGAACGCGCTGCATGGGACGGCCTTCCTCACGCTGCGCGAGAGTGCATGGGGAGCGGCCAATCCGTTCTCAGTACAGACAACATATGCAGATGGTTCCATCGCAAGCAGCGTCGTCAAGCCACAGGACCAGCGGCAGCAGTTTGGAGGCAGCGTTGGTGGGGCAGTGATACAGAATCGCCTCTTCTACTTCGCTGCATATGATCAGCAACGACGCGGCTTTCCTGCGATCTCCTCTCCTGCATTCGCAAGCTTTTATGCGCTTACAGCGGTACAAACGGGTCTATTGGGAACGCGCGGGGTGAAGCCTGCGCAGACGAATGCGGCGCTCGATTACCTATCGAGTCTCACGGGCTCTGTAGCAAGGCGTCAAGATCAGACGGTTGCCTTTGGCAAGACCGACCTGCGGGTCAATGGGAGTAATCACGTCAGCGCGCAATACAACCGGGTGCGATGGACCTCGCCCGCAGGCGCGACGACTGCCGCAGTAGTAGCCCGCGGGAGAGCAAGCCTCGGGAATAATGATGGCCAGGTGGACGAAGTTGTAGGGCGATGGACGGCATTCCTTGGCGCGCGCTTCAGCAATGAACTGCGGGTGCTGTACGGGCGCGACTTCCAATATGAGACCGCACAGACTCCGCTGCCGCAGGAGCCGGGGATAGGCCCAGGAGGCTTTGCGCCGGAGATCAACGTCGGGCCGCAGGGGCTGCTGTTTGGGACACCAGCCTCGCTCGGACGCAAGGCCTACCCGGATGAACGCCGACTTGAATTTGCCGACACGTTTGCCTGGACGAAGGGCCGGCACCTCCTTCGCATCGGCGGCGAGTTCAGTGCAGTTCATGACCTTGTGGACGCATTGAACAACCAGGAAGGAACTTTCAGCTACGACAGTGGCCTCACAAACGGACACGCCGGCGGGCTTGTCGACTGGATCACGGACTACACGTTCAACGTTCACGCCTATCCGAACGGGGCCTGCCCTTCGATCAATGCGAAGATCCATGACTTCTGCTTCCGCTCGTTCAGCCAGAGCTTCGGAGAACAGACGACAAGCTTCGACACGCAGGAGTGGTCAGGGTTTGTGCAGGATGACTGGCGTGTCCGGCCTGGGCTAACGGTGAACCTTGGGGTGCGATACGAGTACGAGCTGCTGCCCTTCCCACAGACTCCTAATGTCGCGCTCGACGCGGTCTTTGGGAAGATCGGTTCGACGAGCGTCTTCCCTGAGGATCGCAACAACTTTGGCCCTCGTGCCGGCCTTTCATGGCAGGCAGGATGGATGCACGGCGGCGTAGTCCACGCCGGGTATGGGCTGTACTTCGGACGGCTTCCCGGGCTAACAATCCGCAGTGCCCTGGTGGATTCAGCACTGGCGAGTTCGACGACGCATGTGCGCATTCTGCCGACGACCGAGACGGACTGTCCGCAGGTAGCAAACCAGGGCTTCGGGTACGCCTGCGCCTACGTGACTGCGCCGCCTGCGACGATCGCGGCGACTACTTCAGCGACGGTGTTCGATCGACACTTTCGGCTCCCCGCGGTCCAACAGGCGAGCGTGTCGTTCGAGCATGGTGTCGGCGCGGGGATCACGACAACGGCAAGCTTTGTAATGAATATGGATCGGCAGTTGCCGAATTCAGTCGATCTCAACATCGCTCCGTCTACGGCCATGGGAACGTTTCAGTTGAGCGGTGGCACCGGTGCGCTCGGCGTACAGACCGGGGAGAGGTTTGTCGTGCCCGTCTACACCTCGCGCGTGACGAACAGCCTTGGACCAGTGACGGATATCGTCTCCAACGCCAATGGAACGTACGACGGTCTGATCCTTGAAGCTCGGCGGCGTAGCCGGGGCGGGCTTGATCTGCGCGTGAACTGGACGTGGTCCAAGGCCATCGACTACGGGCAGGCCAGCGGTGGCATCCCGCGAACGAATGGGCAATTCGACCCGTTCGCGCTGGGTTACGACAAAGGCCTATCAAGCTTGAACTATCCGCACCGTTTTGTTGCAACTGCCATCTGGACGCCGACAGTACACAGCGAGACCCACTGGCTGAGAGCAGCGGCAAACGGTTGGGATGCTGCACCAATGCTGCTCGAAAGCAGCGGTCGAGCGTACAGCTACGAGATCTTCGGTGGAAGTCGTCTGACCGGGGGCTACGAGAGCATCAACGGCTCCGGCGGCGCAACGTACCTGCCGACGCTCGGGCGCAACACCCTTCGCTTGCCGCAGTCGATCCGCGTTAACCTGCGGGTGAGCCGGGCGATCACGCTGACAGAACACGTGCAGATGCGAGGAGTCGCAGAGATCTTCAATGTTTCGAATCGTGTGAACTACTCGGGCGTCACCCAACGAGCGTTTCTCACTGGAACAGAGGCCGCTGGCGTAACGCCCTTGATCTTTCAGGATGCTGCGACCGTCGCGTCGGAGGGGCTGAACGTGCGTCCCTTCGGTGCATTTACGTCTGCGGGCACAAGCGACGCACGGGAGCGGCAGGTGCAGTTGGGACTTCGGCTGGAGTTCTAA
- a CDS encoding DUF1697 domain-containing protein — protein sequence MPTHVAFLRGINVGGKNKLPMKDLAEIFAVGGCTAIQTYIQSGNVLFAADPAQVNIDTLPEQIADAIRDRFGLRVPVVLRSAAEMKKALARNPFVQAGIAEDLLHVYFLANAGASDAIKALDCERSPGDTFVVARREIYLHLPNGVARTKLTNAYFDKQLATVSTLRNWRTVQTLCNLMEGPVQVALD from the coding sequence TTGCCCACACACGTTGCGTTCCTGCGCGGCATCAACGTAGGAGGCAAAAACAAACTGCCCATGAAGGATCTGGCAGAGATCTTCGCTGTAGGGGGATGCACCGCCATCCAGACATACATTCAAAGCGGCAATGTCCTCTTTGCTGCTGATCCAGCCCAGGTAAACATCGACACGTTGCCCGAGCAGATTGCGGACGCTATACGCGACCGATTTGGACTACGTGTTCCGGTTGTCCTGCGAAGTGCAGCCGAGATGAAGAAGGCCTTGGCAAGAAACCCATTTGTACAAGCTGGCATTGCCGAAGATCTTCTGCATGTCTACTTCCTGGCTAACGCCGGTGCTTCGGACGCTATCAAGGCGCTGGACTGCGAGCGTTCTCCGGGCGACACCTTTGTTGTTGCAAGACGTGAGATCTATTTGCATCTGCCAAATGGGGTTGCGCGAACCAAGCTGACAAACGCCTACTTCGATAAGCAACTGGCAACAGTTAGCACGCTGCGAAACTGGCGGACGGTGCAAACGCTATGCAACCTGATGGAAGGACCAGTTCAGGTTGCTCTGGACTGA